One part of the Lotus japonicus ecotype B-129 chromosome 2, LjGifu_v1.2 genome encodes these proteins:
- the LOC130738215 gene encoding putative pentatricopeptide repeat-containing protein At3g49142 → MKPPLSRNISKLQALVSSFQKSLASFQSPVIAVELLGKALDQYPDIIALKNVHTKLIYLNSHENPSLGIKLMRAYAACGEPGTARKVFDEIPERNVVFYNVMIRSYVNNRWYNDALLVFREMVNGGFRPDNYTYPCVLKACSCSDNLRFGLQLHGAMLKVRLDWNLFVGNGLISMYGKCGCLLEARYVLDEMPRRDVVSWNSMVAGYAQNMRFDDALEVCREMDDLGQKPDAGTMASLMPAVTNTSSDNVLYVKDIFINLEKKSLVSWNVMITVYMKNSMPGNAIDLYLQMEKSEVEPDAITCASVLPACGDLSALLLGRRIHEYVERKKLRPNLLLENSLIDMYARCGCLEDAQKVFDKMKFRDVASWTSLISAYGMTGQGCNALALFSEMQNSGISPDHIAFVAILSACSHSGLLEEGKVYFKQMTDDYRITPRIEHFACLVDLLGRAGRVDEAYDVIKQMPLEPNERVWGTLLSSCRVYSNMDIGLLAADNLLQLSPEQSGYYVLLSNIYAKAGRWKEVTEVRSLMKRRRIRKTPGISNVELNSQVHTFLAGDTSHPQSKEIYEELYVLVGKMKELGYVPETDSALHDVEEEDKEGHLAVHSEKLAIVFALLNTHESPIRITKNLRVCGDCHIAAKLISKIVGREIVIRDTNRFHHFKDGLCSCGDYW, encoded by the coding sequence ATGAAACCTCCTCTGTCTCGAAACATTTCCAAATTGCAAGCATTGGTTTCTTCATTCCAAAAATCACTAGCATCCTTTCAGAGCCCAGTTATTGCTGTGGAACTTCTGGGCAAAGCACTAGACCAATACCCAGATATTATAGCCTTGAAAAATGTCCACACCAAGCTTATTTATCTCAATTCTCATGAAAACCCATCTCTGGGAATCAAACTCATGAGAGCCTATGCTGCCTGTGGAGAACCAGGGACGGCACGCAAGGTGTTCGATGAAATTCCTGAGAGGAATGTTGTTTTCTACAATGTCATGATCAGAAGCTATGTGAATAATCGTTGGTATAATGACGCGTTGCTTGTTTTCAGAGAGATGGTTAATGGTGGGTTTAGACCGGACAATTATACCTACCCTTGTGTCCTGAAGGCGTGCTCTTGCTCTGACAATTTGAGGTTTGGGTTGCAGCTTCATGGAGCTATGTTGAAGGTTAGGCTGGATTGGAATTTGTTTGTCGGGAACGGTCTCATTTCTATGTACGGGAAATGTGGTTGCTTGCTGGAGGCAAGGTATGTTCTTGATGAGATGCCGAGGAGGGATGTTGTGTCGTGGAACTCAATGGTTGCAGGCTATGCGCAGAATATGCGGTTTGATGATGCATTGGAAGTTTGTCGGGAAATGGATGATTTGGGACAAAAACCTGATGCTGGTACAATGGCGAGTCTCATGCCAGCAGTAACTAACACTTCGTCGGACAATGTTTTGTATGTTAAggatatttttataaatttggAGAAGAAGAGTTTGGTCTCGTGGAATGTGATGATAACTGTCTATATGAAAAATTCCATGCCGGGAAATGCTATAGATTTGTATTTGCAAATGGAGAAAAGTGAAGTCGAGCCAGATGCAATCACTTGTGCTAGTGTTCTTCCAGCATGTGGTGATCTTTCAGCTTTGTTGTTAGGAAGGAGGATTCACGAATATGTTGAGAGGAAGAAACTACGTCCGAATTTGCTGCTGGAAAATTCATTGATAGACATGTACGCTAGGTGCGGATGTCTAGAAGATGCACAAAAGGTCTTTGACAAAATGAAGTTTCGTGATGTTGCATCGTGGACATCATTGATATCTGCCTATGGTATGACTGGGCAAGGCTGCAATGCTTTGGCACTTTTCTCAGAAATGCAAAATTCAGGTATAAGTCCAGATCATATCGCCTTTGTCGCAATTCTCTCAGCTTGTAGCCATTCAGGATTATTGGAAGAAGGGAAAGTTTACTTTAAGCAGATGACTGATGATTACAGAATAACACCAAGAATTGAACACTTTGCGTGCTTGGTAGATCTTTTAGGACGTGCTGGGCGAGTAGATGAGGCCTATGATGTCATCAAACAGATGCCATTAGAACCTAATGAAAGAGTTTGGGGGACACTACTTAGTTCTTGCAGGGTGTACTCCAACATGGATATTGGCCTCTTAGCAGCTGACAACCTACTTCAGTTGTCTCCTGAGCAATCAGGTTATTATGTGTTGTTATCTAATATTTACGCAAAGGCCGGTAGATGGAAAGAAGTAACAGAAGTTAGATCATTAATGAAGAGAAGAAGAATTCGGAAAACGCCCGGCATCAGCAATGTTGAGCTGAACAGTCAGGTTCACACATTTCTCGCCGGTGACACGTCGCATCCGCAGTCAAAGGAGATCTATGAAGAGCTATATGTGCTGGTGGGAAAGATGAAGgagttgggttatgttcctgaAACTGATTCTGCACTTCATGatgtggaggaggaggataagGAAGGCCATCTAGCTGTTCACAGTGAAAAGCTAGCTATTGTGTTTGCTCTTTTGAATACCCATGAGTCTCCGATCAGAATTACCAAAAACCTTCGTGTTTGTGGAGATTGCCATATTGCTGCTAAGCTTATCTCCAAGATAGTTGGACGTGAAATTGTTATTAGGGACACCAATCGATTCCACCATTTTAAGGATGGCTTATGCTCATGTGGTGATTATTGGTGA
- the LOC130738217 gene encoding uncharacterized protein LOC130738217, producing MPENCEGVVDAENHVNVTESVHKEEVSLEKLKTVLSVEQQSLQPVTRNFLSEDDFICSSSDSDSVTSMDDGFLSDTDFGTTTEIDTLGNNEEENAGLTEEDLDFWDENLDIGYEPDDFAEEDEDIMEELGKIEEECRLEKPMGSSSSGMISGTNLKCLTSSKWLTDV from the coding sequence ATGCCAGAAAATTGTGAAGGGGTTGTTGATGCAGAAAATCATGTCAATGTCACAGAAAGTGTACACAAAGAGGAGGTGTCAttagagaagctcaagactgtgTTATCTGTAGAACAACAATCTTTGCAACCTGTTACGCGTAATTTTCTTTCAGAAGATGATTTTATTTGTTCAAGTTCTGATTCAGATTCTGTCACTTCTATGGATGATGGGTTTTTATCAGACACAGACTTTGGAACCACTACTGAGATTGACACATTGGGaaacaatgaagaagaaaatgcagGACTAACAGAAGAAGATTTGGACTTTTGGGATGAGAATTTGGATATTGGATATGAACCTGATGATTttgctgaagaagatgaagatataaTGGAAGAATTAGGAAAAATAGAAGAAGAGTGTAGGCTTGAGAAACCCATGGGAAGTTCTAGCTCAGGGATGAtttcagggactaatttgaagTGTTTAACATCAAGTAAATGGTTAACGGACGTTTAg